The following are encoded together in the Azospirillum lipoferum 4B genome:
- a CDS encoding acetoin utilization protein AcuC — MTGARHRLVSGGTDGDPPLTTPLRTPLFIGGEIYRGSTYGPKHPLAIPRVSTVIDLSRAMGWLPDDIYLDTHVASERELARFHTADYIAALKRAEAEQRVDEATAARHNLGKLENPVFAEMFRRPAHSSGSALQAARILGDRPAGLVYAPAAGTHHARRDRASGFCYFNAPVLGILELLDHGLERVLYVDLDAHHGDGVEEAFADDDRVLTISIHEDGRWPYTGKAEDRAGGMARNLPVPPGFNDSEMEHAMEAAVLPLARAFRPQAMVIQTGADALAEDPLSRLELSNHALWEAVAALLPLAPRVLVVGGGGYNPWSVGRCWTGIWAVMNGIDPAVPPTAEAEGVLRALTWNRAAGRNPPEHWFTTLADERRPGPVRDAVKRVAEMAAS, encoded by the coding sequence TTGACCGGAGCGCGTCACCGCCTAGTTTCTGGCGGGACCGATGGAGATCCTCCCCTGACCACGCCTCTCCGCACCCCGCTGTTCATCGGCGGCGAGATCTATCGCGGCTCGACCTATGGCCCGAAGCATCCGCTGGCGATCCCGCGCGTATCGACCGTGATCGACCTCAGCCGCGCCATGGGCTGGCTGCCCGACGACATCTATCTCGACACCCATGTGGCGAGCGAACGCGAACTGGCGCGCTTCCACACCGCGGACTACATCGCCGCACTGAAGCGGGCGGAGGCGGAGCAGCGGGTGGACGAGGCGACGGCGGCCCGCCACAATCTGGGCAAGCTGGAGAATCCGGTCTTCGCCGAGATGTTCCGGCGGCCGGCCCACAGCAGCGGGTCGGCCCTGCAGGCGGCGCGAATCCTGGGCGACCGTCCGGCCGGGCTGGTCTATGCGCCGGCCGCCGGCACCCACCATGCGCGCCGCGACCGGGCCAGCGGCTTCTGCTATTTCAACGCGCCGGTGCTGGGCATCCTGGAGCTGCTCGACCATGGGCTGGAGCGGGTGCTCTATGTCGATCTCGACGCCCACCATGGCGACGGGGTGGAGGAGGCCTTCGCCGACGACGACCGGGTGCTCACCATCTCCATCCACGAGGACGGGCGCTGGCCCTACACCGGCAAGGCGGAGGACCGGGCCGGCGGCATGGCCCGCAACCTGCCGGTCCCGCCCGGTTTCAACGACAGCGAGATGGAGCATGCGATGGAGGCGGCGGTGCTGCCGCTGGCCCGCGCCTTCCGTCCGCAGGCGATGGTGATCCAGACCGGCGCCGACGCCCTGGCCGAGGATCCCCTGAGCCGGCTGGAGCTGTCCAACCATGCGCTGTGGGAGGCGGTGGCCGCCCTGCTGCCGCTGGCGCCGCGGGTGCTGGTGGTCGGCGGCGGCGGTTACAATCCATGGTCGGTCGGGCGCTGCTGGACCGGCATCTGGGCGGTGATGAACGGCATCGACCCCGCCGTGCCACCGACGGCGGAGGCGGAGGGGGTGCTGCGCGCCCTGACCTGGAACCGCGCCGCCGGCCGCAACCCGCCGGAGCATTGGTTCACCACCCTGGCGGACGAGCGGCGGCCGGGACCGGTGCGCGACGCGGTGAAGCGGGTGGCGGAGATGGCGGCATCCTGA
- a CDS encoding response regulator: protein MLRIDAIAKPQSTYRTRAPGQPLRVMVVEHDEATVGALSVVVSDLGHTVCGVARTEAEAADLALRERPDLALLDVRLGGGDGIAAARRLNLDHGLRCIFLSGNSDHGTMARITETYPLGVVHRPFSHAQLKVALDLAARRLR from the coding sequence ATGCTCAGGATCGACGCCATCGCCAAACCCCAGTCAACCTATCGTACCCGCGCACCCGGGCAACCGTTGCGCGTGATGGTGGTGGAGCATGACGAGGCCACCGTCGGCGCCCTGTCGGTGGTGGTCAGCGATCTTGGCCATACCGTCTGCGGCGTCGCCCGGACCGAGGCGGAAGCAGCGGATCTCGCTCTGCGCGAACGGCCGGATCTGGCGCTGCTCGATGTTCGGCTCGGCGGCGGTGACGGCATAGCGGCGGCCCGGCGGCTGAATCTGGACCATGGCCTGCGCTGCATCTTCCTGTCCGGCAACAGCGACCACGGCACCATGGCTCGCATCACCGAGACCTATCCGCTCGGTGTCGTCCACCGGCCCTTTTCCCATGCCCAGCTGAAAGTGGCCCTGGATCTGGCGGCGCGGCGTCTGCGCTGA
- a CDS encoding single-stranded DNA-binding protein produces the protein MRTTQSGEKVLGFRVANDVGFGDRKTTQWVDCSIWGRRAESLAPHLTKGKSVVVSGEVTLREYEKRDGTRGAGLSVRVAEIDFTGGAREEGGGGSYGGGGGGYESRGGGSGGGSGGGYGGGSGGGNYGGGSSGGRSGGGAPPRHEDLDDEIPF, from the coding sequence TTGCGCACGACCCAGAGCGGCGAGAAGGTGCTGGGTTTCCGCGTCGCCAATGACGTCGGCTTCGGCGATCGCAAGACGACCCAATGGGTCGATTGCTCCATCTGGGGCCGCCGCGCCGAGTCGCTCGCTCCGCACCTGACCAAGGGCAAGAGCGTCGTCGTGTCGGGCGAGGTGACCCTGCGCGAATACGAGAAGCGCGACGGCACCCGCGGTGCCGGCCTGTCGGTCCGCGTGGCTGAAATCGACTTCACCGGCGGCGCCCGTGAAGAAGGCGGCGGCGGCAGCTATGGCGGCGGTGGCGGCGGCTACGAATCGCGTGGCGGTGGCAGCGGCGGCGGAAGCGGCGGCGGCTATGGTGGCGGCAGCGGCGGCGGCAACTACGGCGGCGGTTCGTCGGGCGGCCGCAGCGGCGGCGGCGCTCCGCCCCGTCACGAGGACCTCGACGACGAAATCCCGTTCTGA
- a CDS encoding LysR substrate-binding domain-containing protein → MSDPRAWEMRVFLRVAAHGSFSAAGRDVGMTPSSTAKLMTRLEERLGVRLVERSTRKLRLTAEGELYRERAEALLGEMDALDAEIAGGARAPTGLIRVNASVPFGQHCLLPLLPDFLSDHPGITMDVTMTDEVVDLYAARVDVAFRAGPLSDSALLAQRIGVVRRRIVASPAYLERRGVPQSAADLEAHDCLGFNFRRAAAVWPLKSGGRLVDREVPTRILANNGETVRHMALLGLGLARLADYHVREDLRDGRLVAVLDDVLVDMEDIHAVYTGRDRAPRRVRAFLDHMTPRLRSMLAE, encoded by the coding sequence GTGAGCGATCCTCGTGCCTGGGAAATGCGGGTGTTCCTGCGGGTGGCCGCCCATGGCAGTTTCAGCGCCGCCGGGCGCGACGTCGGCATGACGCCCTCCTCCACCGCCAAGCTGATGACGCGGCTGGAGGAGCGTCTGGGCGTGCGGCTGGTGGAGCGGTCGACCCGGAAGCTGCGACTGACTGCGGAAGGTGAGCTGTACCGCGAGCGGGCGGAGGCGTTGCTGGGGGAGATGGACGCGCTCGACGCCGAGATCGCCGGCGGAGCCCGCGCGCCGACCGGACTGATCCGGGTCAACGCCTCCGTCCCCTTCGGACAGCATTGCCTGCTGCCGCTGCTGCCGGACTTTCTAAGCGATCATCCCGGCATCACGATGGACGTGACGATGACGGACGAGGTGGTGGACCTCTATGCCGCTCGGGTGGACGTTGCCTTCCGCGCCGGTCCCCTGAGCGATTCGGCGCTTCTGGCCCAGCGGATCGGCGTGGTGCGCCGGCGGATCGTCGCCTCCCCCGCCTATCTGGAGCGGCGGGGCGTGCCGCAGAGCGCGGCCGACCTGGAGGCGCACGACTGCCTGGGCTTCAATTTCCGCCGTGCGGCCGCGGTCTGGCCGCTGAAGTCCGGGGGGCGGCTGGTCGACCGCGAGGTGCCGACGCGCATCCTGGCGAACAATGGCGAGACGGTGCGGCACATGGCGCTGCTGGGCCTGGGGCTGGCGCGGCTGGCCGACTATCACGTCCGCGAGGATCTGCGCGACGGGCGGCTGGTGGCGGTGCTGGACGATGTGCTGGTGGACATGGAGGACATTCACGCCGTCTACACCGGCCGCGACCGTGCCCCGCGCCGTGTCCGCGCCTTCCTGGACCACATGACACCGCGCCTGCGATCCATGCTGGCGGAGTGA
- a CDS encoding MFS transporter, protein MPLALLALAISAYAIGTTEFVVVGLLPTVANDLNVSLPLAGMVVSVYALGVTFGAPVLTALTGGVRRKPLLLGLMGVFVAGNLLAGVSPNYETLLVARVLSAFAHGVFFSVGSTIAADLVPEDKRASAIAMMFSGLTIAIVTGVPLGTWIGQTFGWRATFLAVSALGIVGGLGVAALVPARLSQPPASGLGAQLGVLAKPRLLLAFAITALGYGGTFVAFTFLAPILETITGFSSATVSLVLVLYGAAIAVGNVVGGRLANRRPVRALARLFALQALVLIVFTFTADAKIPALITLAGMGALAFANVPGLQLYVVQLAQRHAPGAVDVASAMNIAAFNLGIAAGAFFGGQVVSSPLGLGATPWVGGLFVLGGLVLTLASGALDRRERAEPAVC, encoded by the coding sequence ATGCCTCTCGCACTGCTGGCGTTGGCGATCAGCGCCTATGCGATCGGGACGACCGAGTTCGTCGTCGTCGGCCTTCTGCCCACGGTGGCGAACGACCTGAACGTCAGCCTGCCGCTGGCGGGGATGGTGGTCAGCGTCTATGCCCTGGGCGTCACCTTCGGTGCGCCGGTCCTGACCGCCCTGACCGGCGGGGTCCGGCGCAAGCCGCTGCTGCTCGGTCTGATGGGCGTCTTCGTCGCCGGCAACCTGCTGGCCGGCGTCAGCCCGAACTATGAGACGCTGCTGGTGGCGCGGGTGCTGAGCGCCTTCGCCCATGGCGTCTTCTTCTCCGTCGGGTCGACCATCGCCGCCGATCTGGTGCCGGAGGACAAGCGCGCCTCGGCCATCGCCATGATGTTCTCCGGCCTGACCATCGCCATCGTCACCGGCGTGCCGCTCGGCACCTGGATCGGCCAGACTTTCGGCTGGCGCGCCACCTTCCTGGCGGTCTCGGCGCTGGGTATCGTCGGCGGCCTGGGTGTCGCCGCGCTGGTGCCGGCCCGTCTCAGCCAGCCGCCGGCCTCCGGGCTGGGCGCACAGCTGGGGGTGCTGGCGAAGCCGCGGCTTCTGCTGGCCTTCGCCATCACAGCGCTGGGTTATGGCGGCACCTTCGTCGCCTTCACCTTCCTGGCGCCGATCCTGGAGACGATCACCGGATTCTCCAGCGCCACCGTCAGCCTCGTGCTGGTTCTGTATGGCGCGGCCATCGCCGTCGGAAACGTCGTCGGCGGCAGGCTCGCCAACCGCCGGCCGGTGCGGGCGCTGGCCCGGCTGTTCGCCCTGCAGGCGCTGGTGCTGATCGTCTTCACCTTCACCGCCGACGCCAAGATCCCGGCGCTGATCACGCTGGCCGGCATGGGTGCGCTGGCCTTCGCCAACGTCCCCGGGCTCCAGCTCTATGTCGTGCAACTGGCACAGCGCCACGCACCGGGTGCGGTGGATGTGGCATCCGCGATGAATATCGCCGCCTTCAACCTCGGCATTGCCGCGGGTGCCTTCTTCGGCGGGCAAGTGGTGTCCTCACCGCTCGGCCTCGGCGCCACGCCCTGGGTCGGCGGACTGTTCGTGCTGGGCGGGCTGGTCCTGACGCTGGCGAGCGGCGCGCTCGACCGGCGGGAACGGGCAGAGCCGGCTGTCTGCTGA
- a CDS encoding glutamine amidotransferase, with protein MPVDLLSGLSVALAPLLPWPVLGALIGFALLVVLVAALRRARGTLLRLLAVIVLALALINPSLVQEKRDPIKDVAVVVVDDSPSQAIGDRRARTDRAVEQLTERLKRFDDLEVRVARTGDGAETGGTINETHLFDALNRAMADVPRRRMAGAVFITDGQVHDVPQVPGKLADIGPVHTLLTGDRNEGDRRIAIVQAPNYGLVGKSVELTIRVDDMPGRQSPDAAVTLRQDGGAPGTIRVPVGRDVRVDLPVTHGGQNVLELEVEAAKQELTLANNRAAVVVNGVRDRLRVLLVSGEPHAGERTWRNLLKADPAVDLVHFTILRPPEKQDGTPIRELSLIAFPIRELFEVKLDEFDLIIFDRYRRRGVLPQMYLENIADYVRKGGALLEASGQGYASPLSLYRTPLGAILPAVPSGQTVDRPFLPTVTEIGRRHPVTAGLPGDRIDAPPTWGRWFHQVDVAPNGGTVVMQGADNRPLLLLDRVGKGRVAQLASDQIWLWSRGFEGGGPQAELLRRLAHWLMKEPELEENDLRARVDGNRITVERRSLTPDPRSVTLTDPSDQTSTLQLADDKTGRAIATVTASAPGIYRISDGERTTLAVVGAVNTPELADVRSTGDRMQPVAEATGGGIHWVTDTDSGPNPGIEVRRTQADRSQSGSGWIGLRANGDYTVTGVTEVPLLPVGAVLALVLGGLLMAWRREGR; from the coding sequence ATGCCCGTCGATCTGCTCTCCGGACTTTCGGTGGCTCTGGCGCCGCTGCTGCCCTGGCCGGTGCTGGGCGCCCTGATCGGCTTTGCCCTGCTGGTGGTGCTGGTCGCCGCCCTGCGCCGGGCGCGCGGCACGCTGCTTCGCCTGCTTGCCGTGATCGTGCTGGCGCTGGCCCTGATCAACCCGTCGCTCGTGCAGGAGAAGCGCGACCCGATCAAGGATGTGGCGGTGGTCGTGGTCGATGATTCGCCGAGCCAGGCCATCGGCGACCGCCGCGCCCGCACCGACCGGGCGGTGGAACAGCTGACCGAGCGGCTGAAGCGCTTCGACGACCTCGAGGTTCGCGTGGCGCGCACCGGCGACGGAGCCGAGACCGGCGGCACGATCAACGAGACGCATCTGTTCGACGCGTTGAACCGCGCGATGGCCGACGTTCCGCGCCGCCGCATGGCCGGCGCCGTCTTCATCACCGACGGTCAGGTGCATGACGTCCCGCAAGTGCCGGGCAAGCTGGCCGACATCGGCCCCGTCCACACCCTGCTGACCGGCGACCGCAATGAGGGCGACCGCCGCATCGCCATCGTGCAGGCGCCCAACTACGGCCTTGTCGGCAAGTCGGTGGAGTTGACCATCCGCGTCGACGACATGCCCGGACGCCAGTCGCCCGACGCCGCGGTAACGCTGCGCCAGGACGGCGGCGCGCCCGGCACCATCCGCGTCCCTGTGGGCCGCGACGTGCGGGTCGACCTGCCGGTCACCCATGGCGGGCAGAATGTCCTGGAGCTGGAGGTGGAGGCGGCCAAGCAGGAGCTGACGCTCGCCAACAACCGCGCCGCGGTGGTGGTGAACGGCGTGCGCGACCGGCTGCGCGTCCTGCTGGTGTCCGGCGAGCCCCATGCCGGCGAGCGCACCTGGCGCAACCTGCTGAAGGCCGACCCGGCGGTCGATCTGGTCCATTTCACCATCCTGCGCCCGCCAGAAAAGCAGGACGGCACGCCGATCCGTGAGCTGTCGCTGATCGCCTTCCCGATCCGCGAGCTGTTCGAGGTGAAGCTCGACGAGTTCGACCTGATCATCTTCGACCGCTACCGCCGCCGCGGCGTGCTGCCCCAGATGTATCTGGAGAACATTGCCGACTATGTCCGCAAGGGCGGCGCCCTGCTGGAGGCATCGGGTCAGGGCTATGCCTCGCCGCTGTCGCTCTACCGCACGCCCCTGGGCGCTATCCTTCCCGCCGTCCCCAGTGGGCAGACGGTGGACCGCCCCTTCCTGCCGACCGTCACCGAAATCGGACGCCGCCATCCGGTGACCGCCGGCTTGCCCGGCGACCGCATCGATGCGCCGCCGACCTGGGGCCGCTGGTTCCATCAGGTCGATGTCGCCCCCAACGGCGGCACCGTGGTGATGCAGGGCGCCGACAACCGCCCGCTTCTGCTGCTGGACCGCGTCGGCAAGGGCCGCGTGGCGCAGTTGGCCTCCGACCAGATCTGGCTGTGGAGCCGCGGCTTCGAAGGAGGAGGTCCGCAGGCGGAGCTTCTGCGCCGCCTTGCCCATTGGCTGATGAAGGAACCGGAGCTGGAGGAGAACGATCTGCGCGCCCGTGTGGACGGCAACCGCATCACGGTGGAACGCCGCTCCCTCACCCCGGATCCTCGCTCGGTCACGCTCACCGACCCGTCCGACCAGACCAGCACGCTGCAACTGGCCGACGACAAGACCGGCCGGGCCATCGCCACGGTGACGGCCAGCGCGCCCGGCATCTACCGCATCTCCGACGGGGAGCGGACGACGCTGGCCGTGGTGGGGGCGGTCAACACGCCCGAACTGGCCGACGTGCGGTCCACCGGCGACCGGATGCAGCCGGTGGCCGAGGCGACCGGCGGCGGCATCCACTGGGTCACCGACACCGACAGCGGTCCCAATCCCGGCATCGAGGTGCGCCGGACCCAGGCCGACCGCAGCCAGAGCGGTTCCGGCTGGATCGGCCTGCGTGCCAACGGCGACTATACGGTGACCGGCGTGACGGAAGTGCCGCTGCTGCCGGTCGGTGCGGTTCTGGCCCTGGTGCTGGGCGGCCTGCTGATGGCGTGGCGCCGGGAGGGACGCTGA
- a CDS encoding DUF4159 domain-containing protein, giving the protein MLGLGPIAFAAPWVLTALAALPVLWWLLRVTPPAPRAVQFPAIRLLRDLTAREETPARTPWWLLLLRLIVAALIILALAGPLLNPRAALPGGGPLLLVVDNGWASGRDWPTRKRTMDEMIAQAERQQRPVILLPTAPPADGQPIHASAVLPAAEARRLAQALAPLPWPTDRAAALEALKPVAAQTNGGGSIHAVWLSDGVGDGRAAALAAGLQRLGSADVLDDSAERPPHLLLPPSSEGTVLTARIVRADPSRPEPVTVRLTAADGRLLTRQTVAFEPGQKIREVRLDVPTELRNDAAALRVEGDTTAGATVLLDERWRRRPVGLVSGRSEGESQPLLSDLYYLERALSPYNEVRRGDTLDLLKRDLAVLILSDIGALTGSEVQDIEDWVKKGGVLLRFAGPRLAQHADTLVPVRLRIGDRALGGALSWSEPARLQPFPAKSPFEGLTIPADVQVNRQVLAEPALDLADRTWARLADGTPLVTSQKRGDGWIVLVHTTANPDWSNLPLSGLYVDMLRRLVALSGGVTGTAATTSLDPVEVLDGTGRLIPPPPTAFPIPGNAGADVIGPRHPPGFYGTDDARRALNLSSAVTAIDPLPPMPAGVGRDGYGGRGEVPLKPSLLAAALALLSIDLLIALALRGLLRAPRLRRGAGGAAAGLLLAVALAAAPQPVRAQDQDNAVKVTAETYLAYVQTGDSGVDDTSRAGLEGLVSVLSLRTAVEAAGAVGVDPERDELAFYPLLYWPVSDRQRPLSDRARQRVNEYMRSGGTILFDTRDQAPGGGSGTLQRLVEGLDIPPLAPVPQDHVLRKSFYLLTDFPGRHAGGQLWIEAREGPANDGVSSVVIGGNDWASAWAVGRNGQPIYAVIPGGERQREMAYRFGVNVVMYALTGNYKADQVHVPAILERFGQ; this is encoded by the coding sequence ATGCTGGGTCTCGGACCGATCGCCTTCGCCGCCCCCTGGGTCTTGACCGCACTGGCCGCCTTGCCGGTCCTGTGGTGGCTGTTGCGCGTCACGCCGCCGGCGCCGCGCGCCGTACAGTTTCCCGCCATCCGCCTGCTGCGCGACCTTACCGCGCGGGAGGAGACGCCGGCCCGCACCCCCTGGTGGCTCCTGCTTCTGCGCCTGATCGTGGCGGCGCTGATTATCCTGGCGCTGGCCGGGCCGCTGCTGAACCCGCGGGCGGCGCTGCCCGGCGGAGGACCGCTGCTGCTGGTCGTCGACAATGGCTGGGCCTCCGGCCGCGACTGGCCGACGCGCAAGCGCACGATGGACGAGATGATCGCCCAGGCCGAGCGCCAGCAGCGCCCGGTCATCCTGCTGCCGACCGCCCCGCCGGCCGACGGACAGCCGATCCATGCCAGTGCCGTCCTGCCCGCCGCCGAGGCTCGCCGTCTCGCCCAGGCGCTGGCGCCCCTGCCCTGGCCGACCGACCGCGCCGCGGCGCTTGAGGCCTTGAAGCCGGTTGCCGCCCAGACGAATGGCGGCGGCTCCATCCATGCGGTCTGGCTCAGCGACGGTGTCGGCGACGGCCGGGCTGCGGCGCTGGCGGCCGGGCTGCAGCGGCTGGGCTCCGCCGATGTGCTCGACGATTCGGCCGAGCGCCCCCCTCACCTGCTGCTTCCGCCGTCGAGCGAGGGCACGGTGCTGACCGCCCGCATCGTCCGCGCCGACCCGTCGCGGCCGGAGCCGGTGACCGTCCGCCTCACCGCCGCTGACGGCCGCTTGCTGACCCGCCAGACCGTGGCCTTCGAGCCCGGCCAGAAGATTCGCGAAGTGCGGCTGGACGTGCCCACCGAGCTGCGCAACGACGCTGCCGCCCTGCGGGTGGAGGGCGACACCACCGCCGGCGCCACCGTGCTGCTGGACGAGCGTTGGCGCCGCCGCCCGGTCGGGCTGGTCTCCGGCCGGTCGGAAGGGGAAAGCCAGCCGCTGCTGTCCGACCTCTATTACCTTGAACGCGCCCTGTCGCCCTACAACGAGGTCCGGCGCGGCGACACGCTGGACCTGCTGAAGCGCGATCTGGCCGTGCTGATCCTGTCCGACATCGGCGCCCTGACCGGCAGCGAGGTGCAGGACATCGAGGATTGGGTGAAGAAGGGCGGCGTGCTGCTGCGCTTCGCCGGGCCGCGTCTGGCCCAGCATGCCGACACGCTGGTGCCGGTGCGGCTGCGCATCGGCGACCGCGCGCTCGGCGGCGCCCTGTCCTGGTCGGAGCCGGCGCGGCTGCAGCCCTTCCCCGCCAAGTCGCCGTTCGAAGGGCTGACGATCCCCGCCGATGTCCAGGTCAACCGGCAGGTTCTGGCCGAACCGGCGCTGGATCTGGCCGACCGCACCTGGGCACGTCTGGCCGACGGCACACCGCTGGTGACCTCGCAGAAGCGCGGGGACGGCTGGATCGTGCTGGTCCACACCACCGCCAATCCGGACTGGTCGAACCTGCCGCTGTCGGGCCTGTATGTCGACATGCTGCGCCGGCTGGTGGCGCTCAGCGGCGGCGTGACGGGCACGGCGGCGACCACCTCGCTCGACCCGGTCGAGGTGCTGGACGGTACCGGGCGGCTCATTCCGCCGCCGCCCACCGCCTTCCCGATTCCGGGCAATGCCGGCGCCGACGTGATCGGCCCGCGCCACCCGCCGGGCTTCTACGGGACCGACGATGCCCGCCGCGCCCTGAACCTGTCCTCCGCCGTAACCGCCATCGATCCGCTGCCGCCGATGCCGGCCGGCGTCGGCCGCGACGGCTATGGCGGCCGGGGCGAGGTTCCGCTGAAGCCATCGCTGCTGGCCGCGGCGCTCGCGCTGTTGTCCATCGACCTGCTGATCGCTCTGGCGCTTCGCGGCCTGCTGCGCGCGCCCCGCCTGCGCCGTGGAGCGGGCGGAGCGGCGGCCGGGCTGCTGCTGGCGGTCGCGCTTGCCGCCGCTCCGCAGCCGGTCCGGGCGCAGGATCAGGACAATGCGGTGAAGGTGACGGCCGAGACCTATCTCGCCTATGTCCAGACCGGCGACAGCGGCGTCGACGACACCTCCCGCGCCGGGCTGGAGGGGCTGGTCAGCGTGCTGAGCCTGCGCACGGCGGTGGAGGCGGCGGGAGCGGTCGGCGTCGATCCGGAGCGGGACGAACTGGCCTTCTACCCCCTGCTCTACTGGCCCGTCTCCGACCGGCAGAGGCCGCTGTCGGACCGGGCGCGCCAGCGGGTCAACGAGTACATGCGCAGCGGCGGCACCATCCTGTTCGACACGCGCGATCAAGCGCCGGGCGGCGGTTCCGGAACCCTGCAGCGTCTGGTCGAGGGGCTGGACATTCCGCCGCTGGCCCCGGTGCCGCAGGACCATGTGCTGCGCAAGTCCTTCTACCTGCTGACCGACTTCCCCGGACGCCACGCCGGCGGCCAGCTGTGGATCGAAGCGCGGGAGGGGCCGGCGAATGACGGCGTCTCCTCCGTCGTGATCGGCGGCAACGACTGGGCCTCCGCCTGGGCGGTCGGCCGCAACGGCCAGCCGATCTACGCGGTCATTCCCGGCGGCGAGCGCCAGCGCGAGATGGCCTATCGCTTCGGCGTGAATGTCGTGATGTACGCCCTGACCGGCAACTACAAGGCCGATCAGGTCCATGTGCCCGCCATCCTGGAAAGGTTCGGCCAGTAA
- a CDS encoding DUF58 domain-containing protein: MPRSPQQKTPAATTLLARHRAEELASALPPLLVAAERVAATVAQGVHGRRRVGLGETFWQFRRYQPGDAPSMIDWRQSAKTQPVYVRENEWEAAQSVWLWRDRSPSMDFRSAAGLPTKRERADLLTLATAVLLARGGERVALLNSGVRPDHGKTAIDRIARLMTDPRAAASPDPLPRVEPLPRHAQTVLFGDLLSPLVEIHATVAGLTGRGLRGHLVQILDPAEETLPYDGRVDFHGMEGEQNLLVPRVEAVREAYRERLKAQQDGLAALARTAGWSFAVHRTDRSPQSALLTLWGAMAMEAV; this comes from the coding sequence ATGCCGCGTAGCCCTCAGCAGAAGACCCCGGCGGCGACGACGCTGCTTGCCCGGCATCGCGCGGAGGAGCTTGCCTCCGCCCTGCCCCCGCTCCTGGTCGCGGCGGAGCGGGTGGCCGCCACCGTCGCCCAGGGCGTGCACGGCCGGCGCCGCGTCGGGCTGGGCGAGACCTTCTGGCAGTTCCGCCGCTACCAGCCCGGCGACGCGCCGTCGATGATCGACTGGCGCCAGTCGGCCAAGACCCAGCCGGTCTATGTGCGCGAGAATGAATGGGAGGCGGCGCAGAGCGTCTGGCTGTGGCGCGACCGCTCGCCCTCCATGGATTTCCGCTCCGCAGCCGGCCTGCCGACCAAGCGCGAGCGGGCCGACCTGCTGACGCTCGCCACCGCCGTCCTGCTGGCGCGCGGTGGCGAGCGGGTGGCGTTGCTGAACAGCGGCGTGCGCCCCGACCATGGCAAGACCGCCATCGACCGCATCGCCCGGCTGATGACCGACCCGCGCGCCGCCGCGTCGCCGGATCCCCTGCCGCGGGTGGAGCCCCTGCCCCGCCATGCCCAGACCGTTCTGTTCGGCGATCTGCTGTCACCCCTGGTGGAAATCCATGCGACCGTCGCCGGGCTGACCGGGCGCGGCCTGCGCGGCCATCTGGTCCAGATCCTCGATCCGGCGGAAGAGACGCTGCCCTATGACGGCCGCGTCGATTTCCATGGGATGGAGGGCGAGCAGAACCTGCTTGTTCCGCGGGTGGAGGCGGTGCGCGAGGCTTACCGCGAACGCCTGAAGGCGCAGCAGGACGGTCTGGCTGCGCTGGCCCGCACCGCAGGATGGAGCTTCGCCGTCCACCGCACCGACCGTTCTCCGCAATCGGCGCTGCTCACCCTCTGGGGTGCGATGGCGATGGAGGCGGTGTGA
- a CDS encoding AAA family ATPase: MEEIEALGDRLASVRDRIGRVIFGQQEVIDRTLVTLLAGGHVLLIGVPGLAKTRLVETLGIVLGLAEKRIQCTPDLMPADILGSEVLEEGDNGRRSFRFLPGPVFSQLLMADEINRASPRTQSALLQAMQEHRVSVAGQYHPLPQPFHVLATQNPLEQEGTYPLPEAQLDRFLMQIDVEYPDREAERRMMIATTGSADERAVTVLSAADLQAAQRLVRRVPVGEGVVDGILDLVRRGRPEMSELMEVRQHVAWGPGPRASQSLMLAARARAVLDGRLSPSLDDVVALAKPILKHRMALNFAARADGVTLDDVIDRLCAPLM; the protein is encoded by the coding sequence ATGGAGGAGATCGAGGCGCTGGGCGATCGTCTGGCGTCCGTTCGCGACCGCATCGGCCGCGTGATCTTCGGCCAGCAGGAGGTGATCGACCGCACGCTGGTCACGCTGCTGGCGGGCGGCCATGTGCTGCTGATCGGCGTTCCCGGCCTTGCCAAGACGCGGCTGGTGGAAACGCTGGGCATCGTGCTGGGCCTCGCCGAGAAGCGCATCCAGTGCACGCCCGACCTGATGCCTGCCGACATCCTGGGCTCCGAAGTGCTGGAGGAGGGCGACAACGGCCGCCGGTCCTTCCGCTTCCTGCCCGGCCCGGTGTTCAGCCAATTGCTGATGGCCGACGAGATCAACCGCGCCAGCCCGCGCACCCAGTCTGCGCTGCTGCAGGCGATGCAGGAGCATCGCGTGTCGGTCGCCGGCCAGTACCATCCCCTGCCCCAGCCCTTCCACGTCCTGGCGACCCAGAACCCGCTGGAGCAGGAAGGCACCTATCCGCTGCCGGAAGCCCAGCTCGACCGCTTCCTGATGCAGATCGACGTCGAATATCCGGACCGCGAGGCGGAGCGCCGGATGATGATCGCCACCACCGGCTCCGCCGACGAGCGCGCGGTGACGGTGCTGTCCGCCGCCGACCTGCAGGCGGCTCAGCGTCTTGTGCGCCGCGTTCCGGTGGGCGAAGGGGTGGTCGACGGCATTCTCGATCTCGTGCGCCGCGGCCGGCCGGAAATGTCGGAGCTGATGGAGGTGCGCCAGCATGTCGCCTGGGGTCCCGGCCCGCGCGCCAGCCAGTCGCTGATGCTCGCCGCCCGCGCCCGCGCGGTTCTGGACGGCCGGCTGTCGCCCTCGCTGGACGATGTGGTGGCGCTCGCCAAGCCGATCCTGAAGCACCGCATGGCGCTGAACTTCGCCGCACGGGCCGACGGGGTGACGCTGGACGACGTCATCGACCGCCTCTGCGCCCCCTTGATGTGA